The following are encoded together in the Salvia hispanica cultivar TCC Black 2014 chromosome 6, UniMelb_Shisp_WGS_1.0, whole genome shotgun sequence genome:
- the LOC125196751 gene encoding uncharacterized protein LOC125196751, translating into MEWPEQFPFKEEDFQRFDESPDTLFYESPRFVTHIDDPAIAALTKYYSEVLPPSNTPGVAILDMCSSWVSHYPKGYKQPRITGMGLNEEELKRNPVLTEYIVQDLNVDPKLPFDDSTFDVITNVVSVDYLSKPIEIFKEMARILKPGGLAIMSFSNRCFFTKAISIWTSTGDTDHVIIVGAYFHYAGGFEPPKAVDISPNPGRTDPMYVVYSKKLAA; encoded by the exons ATGGAATGGCCTGAGCAGTTTCCCTTTAAGGAAGAGGACTTCCAACGCTTTGATGA GTCACCGGATACATTGTTCTATGAATCTCCGCGTTTCGTGACTCATATTGATGATCCAGCAATTGCTGCCCTGACTAAATATTACTCAGAGGTCTTGCCCCCAAGTAATACTCCTGGAGTTGCTATACTTGACATGTGTAGCAGCTGG GTCAGTCATTATCCTAAGGGGTATAAGCAACCAAGGATAACTGGCATGGGCTTAAATGAAGAAGAGTTAAAGAGAAATCCA GTTTTGACTGAGTATATCGTGCAAGACTTGAACGTTGATCCTAAACTCCCATTTGATGATAGCACCTTCGACGTTATTACAAATGTG GTTAGTGTGGACTACCTATCTAAGCctattgaaattttcaaggaGATGGCACGGATCCTCAAACCAGGCGGACTTGCTATAATGAG CTTCTCCAATCGCTGCTTCTTTACGAAGGCAATCTCAATCTGGACATCGACCGGAGATACAGATCATGTAATTATAGTCGGAGCCTATTTCCATTATGCTGGAGGGTTTGAGCCTCCTAAG GCTGTGGATATATCTCCAAATCCTGGTCGCACCGACCCAATGTATGTTGTGTACTCGAAAAAGCTAGCAGCCTGA